Proteins encoded by one window of Cyanobium sp. NS01:
- a CDS encoding LdpA C-terminal domain-containing domain yields MTPDAALRQGRWVKWIGGASNHDLAAIEDLAGLYALAGVHCVDVAADPAVVAAARRGLDWADRHGARRPWLMLSLSDGADPHFRKAWFDPGACPADCPRPCERICPALAIGEAATGAAGVLDARCYGCGRCLPACPHGLIEERSQVLEAAAVAPLLRQLAPDAVELHTQPGRLQGFQERLEQLRASGVPLRRLAVSAAGDLTARELWQRYGALRSCGFAPLWQLDGRPMSGDLGQGTAHAAVALLRRRQGHLPPGPLQLAGGTNAATLPLLERQPALARGCAGVAFGGVARRRLQPLLQEAQRRGHSLLTLPELLPEALHLARSLVGPWLERAGPEPCPQPLRCLSPSP; encoded by the coding sequence CTGACCCCGGACGCGGCCCTGCGCCAGGGGCGCTGGGTGAAGTGGATCGGCGGCGCCAGCAATCACGATCTGGCTGCCATCGAAGACCTGGCCGGGCTCTACGCCCTGGCCGGGGTCCACTGCGTCGACGTGGCCGCGGACCCGGCCGTCGTGGCGGCGGCCCGTCGGGGGCTTGACTGGGCCGACCGCCACGGCGCCCGGCGTCCCTGGCTGATGCTGAGCCTCAGCGACGGCGCCGACCCCCACTTCCGCAAGGCCTGGTTCGATCCCGGCGCCTGCCCGGCTGACTGTCCCCGTCCCTGCGAGCGGATCTGCCCGGCCCTGGCCATCGGCGAGGCGGCCACCGGTGCCGCCGGGGTGCTGGACGCCCGCTGCTACGGCTGCGGCCGCTGCCTGCCCGCCTGCCCCCATGGGCTGATCGAAGAACGCAGCCAGGTGCTGGAGGCCGCTGCGGTGGCGCCCCTGCTGCGCCAGCTGGCGCCCGATGCCGTGGAACTCCACACCCAGCCGGGGCGCCTGCAGGGCTTTCAGGAGAGGCTGGAGCAGCTGAGGGCCAGCGGTGTGCCGCTGCGGCGGCTGGCGGTGAGTGCCGCCGGCGACCTCACCGCCCGGGAGCTGTGGCAGCGCTATGGGGCCCTGCGCTCCTGCGGCTTTGCGCCCCTCTGGCAACTGGATGGCCGCCCGATGAGCGGTGATCTGGGCCAGGGCACGGCCCATGCCGCCGTGGCCTTGCTGCGGCGCAGGCAGGGGCATCTGCCCCCGGGCCCCCTGCAGCTGGCCGGCGGCACCAACGCTGCCACCCTGCCCCTGCTGGAGCGGCAGCCGGCCCTGGCCCGCGGCTGTGCCGGCGTGGCCTTCGGCGGGGTGGCGCGGCGACGGCTGCAGCCCCTGCTGCAGGAGGCCCAGCGGCGCGGCCATTCGCTGCTGACCCTGCCGGAACTCCTGCCCGAAGCGCTGCACCTGGCCCGCTCGCTGGTGGGGCCCTGGCTAGAACGAGCGGGTCCAGAGCCTTGCCCCCAGCCATTGCGGTGCCTTTCTCCGAGCCCCTGA
- a CDS encoding NAD(P)H-quinone oxidoreductase subunit N, protein MPLLLSGRGFRQDLEKAGALALFAPLEGGAETRLMRRLRAAGYRAQITSARGLGDPEAFLMQLHGVRPPHLGHQCVGRTAAVGEVHRVMPQLGSLLEGGGPILLWLLEGKVLSTGELSSLIDLTRRESRLRIVVEMGGARQLQWQPLEQLLVAA, encoded by the coding sequence ATGCCACTGCTGCTCTCCGGTCGTGGATTCCGGCAGGACCTTGAGAAAGCAGGGGCCCTTGCCCTGTTCGCCCCCCTCGAAGGCGGTGCCGAAACCCGGCTGATGCGCCGGCTGCGCGCCGCGGGCTATCGCGCCCAGATCACGTCGGCCCGGGGCCTCGGCGATCCCGAGGCCTTTCTGATGCAGCTGCATGGCGTGCGCCCACCCCATCTCGGCCACCAGTGCGTGGGCCGCACGGCTGCTGTGGGTGAGGTGCATCGGGTGATGCCCCAGCTGGGCAGCCTGCTCGAGGGCGGCGGGCCCATCCTCCTGTGGCTGCTGGAGGGCAAGGTGCTTTCCACAGGGGAGCTGAGTTCCCTGATCGATCTCACCCGCCGGGAGTCGCGGCTGCGCATCGTGGTGGAGATGGGTGGTGCCCGGCAGCTGCAGTGGCAGCCCCTGGAGCAGTTGCTGGTGGCGGCCTGA
- the rplC gene encoding 50S ribosomal protein L3, producing the protein MSIGILGKKLGMSQFFDEAGKSIPVTVIEAGPCRITQLKSSSTDGYTAVQLGFGDIREKLVNKPAKGHLAKSGEEVLRHLKEYRVDSLDGLELGAVVSVSAFEAGQKVDVSGDTMGRGFSGYQKRHGFSRGPMTHGSKNHREPGSTGAGTTPGRVYPGKRMAGRYGGKQITTRGLVILKVDTERNLLVVKGSVPGKPGALLNICPANRVGAKAGN; encoded by the coding sequence ATGTCCATCGGCATTCTTGGGAAGAAACTGGGCATGTCCCAGTTCTTCGACGAGGCAGGCAAGTCCATCCCGGTCACCGTGATCGAGGCTGGCCCCTGCCGCATCACCCAACTCAAATCCAGCAGCACGGACGGCTACACCGCCGTGCAGCTCGGCTTCGGCGACATTCGCGAGAAGCTGGTCAACAAGCCCGCCAAGGGCCACCTGGCCAAATCCGGCGAGGAGGTGCTCCGCCATCTCAAGGAGTACCGAGTCGACAGTCTCGATGGGCTGGAGCTCGGCGCCGTCGTCTCTGTTTCGGCCTTTGAGGCTGGCCAGAAGGTCGATGTGAGTGGCGACACCATGGGCCGGGGCTTCTCCGGCTACCAGAAGCGCCACGGCTTCAGCCGCGGCCCGATGACCCACGGCTCCAAGAACCACCGCGAGCCCGGCTCCACCGGTGCCGGCACCACGCCCGGCCGCGTCTACCCCGGCAAGCGGATGGCCGGCCGCTATGGCGGCAAACAGATCACCACCCGCGGCCTCGTGATCCTCAAGGTGGACACTGAGCGCAACCTGCTGGTGGTGAAGGGATCCGTGCCCGGCAAGCCCGGAGCCCTGCTGAACATCTGCCCGGCGAACCGGGTGGGCGCCAAGGCCGGGAACTGA
- the rplD gene encoding 50S ribosomal protein L4 encodes MADCVIRDWQGKEAGKAALDLKVAKKSSATDLVHRAVVRQLAHARQGTASTLTRAEVAGGGRKPYKQKGTGRARQGSIRTPLRPGGGVIFGPKPRSYNLAMNRKERRLALRTALMSRVADITVVKGFGSDLDTPRTKEITAALGRFGIEAGTKVLVILDNPSEVVRKSVRNLETVKLIAADQLNVFDLLHASTLVLSEEALAKIQEVYGDD; translated from the coding sequence ATGGCTGATTGTGTGATTCGCGACTGGCAGGGCAAGGAAGCCGGCAAGGCTGCCCTCGACCTCAAAGTCGCCAAGAAGAGTTCCGCCACCGACCTGGTGCACCGCGCCGTGGTGCGCCAACTGGCCCACGCCCGCCAGGGCACGGCCAGCACCCTGACCCGGGCCGAGGTGGCCGGTGGTGGCCGCAAGCCCTACAAACAGAAGGGCACGGGCCGGGCCCGTCAGGGCTCGATCCGCACCCCACTGCGGCCCGGCGGCGGCGTGATCTTCGGACCCAAGCCCCGCAGCTACAACCTGGCGATGAACCGCAAGGAGCGGCGCCTGGCCCTGCGCACGGCCCTAATGAGCCGCGTGGCCGACATCACGGTGGTCAAGGGCTTCGGCTCTGACCTTGACACCCCCCGCACCAAGGAGATCACCGCGGCGCTGGGGCGATTCGGCATCGAGGCGGGCACCAAGGTGCTCGTGATCCTCGACAACCCGTCTGAAGTCGTGCGCAAATCCGTGCGCAACCTCGAGACGGTGAAGCTGATCGCCGCGGATCAGCTCAACGTGTTCGACCTGCTCCACGCCAGCACGCTGGTGCTGAGCGAGGAGGCACTCGCGAAGATTCAGGAGGTCTACGGCGATGACTGA
- a CDS encoding 50S ribosomal protein L23, which produces MTERFAGRLADVIRRPLITEKATRALEFNQYTFEVDHRAAKPDIKAAVEALFDVKVLGVSTMNPPRRSRRVGRFAGKRAQVKKAVVRLAEGNAIQLFPES; this is translated from the coding sequence ATGACTGAACGTTTTGCAGGTCGGCTCGCGGATGTGATCCGTCGGCCCCTGATCACCGAGAAGGCCACCCGCGCCCTCGAGTTCAATCAGTACACCTTCGAGGTGGACCACCGGGCCGCCAAGCCCGACATCAAAGCAGCGGTGGAAGCCCTGTTCGATGTGAAGGTGCTGGGCGTCAGCACCATGAATCCGCCACGCCGCTCGCGCCGCGTTGGCCGCTTCGCTGGCAAGCGTGCCCAGGTCAAGAAAGCGGTGGTGCGCCTGGCCGAGGGCAACGCCATCCAGCTGTTCCCTGAGTCCTGA
- the rplB gene encoding 50S ribosomal protein L2 yields the protein MAIRNYRPITPGTRTRVASDFTEVTGRGRERGLVVAKHRRKGRNNRGVITCRHRGGGHKRLYRLVDFRRDKHGVTAKVAAIHYDPHRNARLALLFYADGEKRYILAPAGIEIGQQVVSGPDAPIETGNALPLSSIPLGSSVHNVELYAGRGGQMVRTAGASAQVMAKEGEYVALKLPSTEVRLVRRECYATLGDVGNSEVRNTSLGKAGRKRWLGRRPEVRGSVMNPCDHPHGGGEGRAPIGRSGPVTPWGKPALGLKTRKRNKPSNRFVLRKRRRTSKRSRGGRDS from the coding sequence ATGGCAATCCGTAACTACCGCCCCATCACCCCCGGCACCCGCACCCGCGTGGCCAGCGACTTCACCGAAGTCACCGGCCGCGGACGGGAACGGGGCCTGGTGGTGGCCAAGCACCGCCGCAAGGGCCGCAACAACCGCGGTGTGATCACCTGCCGCCACCGCGGCGGTGGCCACAAGCGCCTCTACCGGCTGGTGGACTTCCGCCGTGACAAGCACGGTGTGACCGCCAAGGTGGCGGCCATCCACTACGACCCACACCGCAACGCGCGGCTGGCCCTGCTCTTCTACGCCGATGGCGAGAAGCGCTACATCCTGGCCCCGGCCGGGATCGAGATCGGCCAGCAGGTGGTGTCGGGCCCCGATGCCCCGATCGAAACCGGCAATGCCCTGCCGCTCTCGTCCATCCCCCTCGGCTCCAGCGTTCACAACGTGGAGCTGTATGCCGGTCGCGGCGGCCAGATGGTGCGCACCGCCGGCGCCAGCGCCCAGGTGATGGCCAAGGAAGGTGAGTACGTCGCCCTCAAGCTGCCCTCCACTGAGGTGCGGCTGGTGCGGCGTGAGTGCTACGCCACCCTCGGTGACGTGGGCAACTCCGAAGTGCGCAACACCAGCCTGGGCAAGGCCGGCCGCAAGCGCTGGCTGGGCCGCCGCCCGGAAGTGCGGGGTTCGGTGATGAACCCCTGCGACCACCCCCACGGTGGTGGTGAGGGCCGGGCGCCGATCGGCCGCTCAGGCCCTGTCACCCCCTGGGGCAAACCGGCCCTCGGCCTCAAGACCCGCAAGCGGAACAAGCCCAGCAATCGGTTTGTGCTGCGGAAACGTCGCCGCACCTCCAAGCGGAGCCGTGGCGGACGCGATTCCTGA
- the rpsS gene encoding 30S ribosomal protein S19: MGRSLKKGPFVADSLLSKVEKQNAANDKTVIKTWSRASTILPMMIGHTIAVHNGKSHVPVYVTEQMVGHKLGEFAPTRTFRGHIKDKKGGR; the protein is encoded by the coding sequence ATGGGACGTTCACTCAAAAAAGGTCCGTTTGTTGCCGACAGCCTGCTCAGCAAGGTTGAGAAGCAGAACGCTGCCAACGACAAAACCGTGATCAAAACCTGGTCACGCGCCTCCACGATTCTGCCGATGATGATCGGACACACGATTGCCGTGCACAACGGCAAATCCCATGTGCCTGTTTACGTGACCGAGCAGATGGTGGGGCACAAACTCGGGGAATTCGCCCCCACCCGCACCTTCCGCGGCCACATCAAGGACAAAAAAGGAGGCCGTTGA
- the rplV gene encoding 50S ribosomal protein L22 — protein MANTAPNQAAPNQALAHGRYIRGSVSKVRRVLDQIRGQSYREALIMLEFMPFRSTGPITKVLRSAVANAEHNLGLDPATLVVTGATADMGPSLKRYRPRAQGRAYAIKKQTCHISIAVAPSA, from the coding sequence ATGGCTAACACTGCTCCCAACCAGGCAGCGCCCAACCAGGCCCTCGCTCACGGCCGCTACATCCGTGGCTCCGTGAGCAAGGTGCGGCGGGTGCTCGATCAGATCCGTGGCCAGAGCTACCGCGAGGCCCTGATCATGCTCGAGTTCATGCCCTTTCGCTCCACGGGCCCGATCACCAAGGTGCTCCGCAGCGCCGTGGCCAATGCCGAGCACAACCTCGGTCTCGATCCAGCCACGCTGGTGGTCACCGGGGCCACCGCTGACATGGGACCTTCCCTGAAGCGGTATCGCCCCCGTGCCCAGGGTCGCGCCTACGCGATCAAGAAACAGACCTGCCACATCAGCATCGCTGTGGCCCCTTCCGCCTGA
- the rpsC gene encoding 30S ribosomal protein S3 → MGHKIHPTGLRLGITQDHRSRWYAPSKTYPTLLQEDDRIRKFIHKKYGSAGISDVLIARKADQLEVELKTARPGVLVGRQGSGIEDLRTGIQKTVGDASRKVRINVVEVERVDADAFLLAEYIAQQLEKRVAFRRVIRMAVQRAQRAGVLGLKIQVSGRLNGAEIARTEWTREGRVPLHTLRADIDYATKLASTTYGVLGIKVWVFKGEVLPGQKEQLPVGAAPRRRTSRQPQQFEDRSNQE, encoded by the coding sequence ATGGGACACAAAATCCATCCAACCGGCCTGCGCCTGGGGATCACCCAGGATCACCGCTCCCGCTGGTACGCCCCAAGCAAGACCTACCCGACCCTCCTCCAGGAGGACGACCGGATCCGCAAATTCATCCACAAGAAGTACGGCTCCGCCGGCATCTCCGATGTCCTGATCGCCCGCAAGGCCGACCAGCTGGAAGTGGAACTGAAGACGGCCCGCCCCGGCGTGCTGGTGGGCCGCCAGGGCAGCGGCATTGAGGATCTGCGCACGGGCATCCAGAAAACCGTGGGTGATGCGAGCCGCAAGGTGCGCATCAACGTGGTGGAAGTGGAGCGTGTCGACGCCGATGCCTTCCTGCTGGCTGAGTACATCGCCCAGCAGCTCGAGAAGCGCGTGGCCTTCCGCCGCGTCATCCGGATGGCTGTGCAGCGGGCCCAACGGGCCGGCGTGCTCGGCCTCAAGATCCAGGTGAGCGGCCGCCTCAACGGCGCTGAGATCGCGCGCACCGAATGGACCCGGGAAGGCAGGGTGCCCCTGCACACCCTGCGGGCCGACATCGACTACGCCACCAAGCTGGCCAGCACCACCTATGGGGTGCTGGGCATCAAGGTGTGGGTCTTCAAAGGTGAAGTGTTGCCTGGGCAGAAGGAGCAACTGCCCGTTGGCGCCGCTCCCCGCCGCCGCACCAGTCGGCAGCCGCAACAGTTCGAAGACCGCTCGAACCAGGAGTGA
- the rplP gene encoding 50S ribosomal protein L16 encodes MLSPKRVKFRKQQRGRMRGVATRGNTIAFGDFALQAQECGWITSRQIEASRRAMTRYVKRGGQIWIRIFPDKPVTMRPAETRMGSGKGNPEFWVAVIKPGRILFEMGGAEITPEIAREAMRLAQYKLPLKTKFLTLADQEAAADEPAAAAAAVAEPAHSVES; translated from the coding sequence ATGCTGAGTCCAAAACGCGTCAAATTCCGTAAGCAACAGCGAGGTCGCATGCGCGGCGTCGCCACGCGCGGCAACACCATCGCCTTCGGGGATTTCGCCCTGCAGGCCCAGGAGTGCGGCTGGATCACATCCCGCCAGATCGAAGCCAGCCGTCGGGCCATGACCCGCTACGTCAAGCGGGGCGGCCAGATCTGGATCCGCATCTTCCCGGACAAGCCCGTGACCATGCGCCCTGCGGAAACCCGCATGGGATCCGGTAAGGGCAACCCGGAATTCTGGGTGGCCGTGATCAAGCCGGGCCGCATTCTCTTTGAGATGGGCGGCGCTGAGATCACCCCGGAAATTGCCCGGGAGGCGATGCGCCTGGCGCAGTACAAGCTGCCCCTCAAGACCAAGTTCCTCACCCTGGCCGACCAAGAGGCCGCGGCCGATGAGCCCGCAGCAGCCGCTGCGGCGGTGGCCGAACCCGCCCATTCCGTGGAGTCCTGA
- the rpmC gene encoding 50S ribosomal protein L29 produces the protein MALPVIADVRKLSDGDLIEQVNATRRELFDLRFQQATRRLEHPHRFKAARIKLAHLLTVQNERKGSTAPADSAS, from the coding sequence ATGGCCCTTCCCGTTATCGCCGACGTGCGCAAGCTCAGCGACGGCGACCTCATCGAGCAGGTCAACGCCACCCGGCGCGAGCTGTTCGATCTGCGCTTCCAGCAGGCCACCCGCCGCCTGGAACATCCGCACCGCTTCAAGGCAGCCCGCATCAAGCTGGCTCACCTGCTCACGGTGCAGAACGAGCGCAAGGGCTCCACTGCCCCAGCTGATTCAGCCTCCTGA
- the rpsQ gene encoding 30S ribosomal protein S17: MALKERVGTVVSDKMDKTVVVAVENRFPHPIYQKTVSRTKRYKVHDEDNSCKVGDRVRITETRPLSRTKRWTVAEVFNASAHS; this comes from the coding sequence ATGGCACTCAAGGAAAGGGTCGGCACCGTCGTCAGCGACAAGATGGACAAGACGGTGGTGGTGGCGGTGGAAAACCGCTTCCCTCACCCCATCTATCAGAAGACGGTGAGCCGCACCAAACGCTACAAAGTCCACGACGAAGACAACAGCTGCAAGGTTGGCGACAGGGTGCGGATCACCGAGACCCGCCCGCTCAGCCGCACCAAGCGCTGGACCGTGGCCGAGGTGTTCAACGCCTCTGCCCACTCCTGA
- the rplN gene encoding 50S ribosomal protein L14 has product MIQQETFLNVADNSGAKRIQCIRVLGTNRRYAHVGDVIVAAVKDAMPNMGVKKSDVVKAVVVRTRATLRRDTGNAIRFDDNAAVILGNENNPKGTRVFGPVARELRERNFTKIVSLAPEVI; this is encoded by the coding sequence ATGATTCAACAAGAGACGTTTCTCAATGTCGCTGACAACAGCGGCGCCAAGCGCATTCAGTGCATTCGGGTGCTCGGCACCAACCGTCGCTACGCCCACGTCGGCGACGTGATTGTGGCCGCCGTCAAAGATGCCATGCCCAACATGGGCGTCAAGAAATCGGATGTGGTCAAGGCCGTGGTGGTGCGCACCAGGGCCACCCTGCGTCGCGACACGGGCAACGCCATCCGCTTTGATGACAACGCTGCCGTGATCCTCGGCAACGAGAACAACCCGAAGGGCACACGGGTGTTCGGTCCGGTGGCCCGGGAGTTGCGTGAGCGCAACTTCACCAAGATTGTGTCCCTCGCTCCGGAGGTGATCTGA
- the rplX gene encoding 50S ribosomal protein L24, with protein sequence MATATPKSKPAERIKMRLKKGDTVQVISGKDKGKTGEVLRTLPYDNRVVVQGINLRTRHVKPTQEGETGRIVTEEASLHASNVMLYSTTKNVASRVEIVVEKDGTKKRRLKKTGELLD encoded by the coding sequence ATGGCCACCGCAACGCCAAAATCCAAGCCCGCTGAGCGCATCAAGATGCGTCTCAAGAAGGGCGACACCGTGCAGGTGATCAGCGGCAAGGACAAGGGCAAAACCGGAGAGGTTCTGCGCACCCTGCCCTACGACAATCGCGTGGTGGTTCAGGGAATCAACCTGCGCACCCGTCATGTCAAGCCCACCCAGGAGGGCGAGACCGGTCGCATCGTCACGGAGGAAGCCTCACTGCATGCCTCCAACGTGATGCTGTATTCCACCACCAAGAACGTGGCCAGCCGCGTCGAAATCGTGGTCGAGAAAGACGGCACCAAGAAACGTCGCCTCAAGAAAACAGGCGAACTTCTCGACTGA
- the rplE gene encoding 50S ribosomal protein L5, with protein MSLKQRYRETIQPKLLKDLSLSNVHEVPKVVKVTLNRGLGEAAQNAKALEASIAELATITGQKVVVTRAKKAIAGFKIRQGMPIGVAVTLRGERMYAFLERLINLALPRIRDFRGVSPKSFDGRGNYTLGIREQIIFPEISFEKIDAIRGMDVTIVTSARNDEEGRALLREMGMPFRSN; from the coding sequence ATGTCCCTCAAACAGCGCTACCGGGAGACGATTCAACCCAAGCTCCTCAAGGATCTGAGTCTCTCCAATGTCCACGAAGTCCCGAAGGTGGTGAAAGTCACCCTCAATCGGGGCCTGGGTGAAGCCGCCCAGAATGCCAAGGCCCTCGAGGCCTCGATCGCGGAACTGGCCACCATCACCGGCCAGAAAGTGGTGGTGACCCGGGCCAAGAAGGCGATCGCCGGCTTCAAGATCCGCCAGGGCATGCCGATCGGCGTCGCCGTCACCCTCAGGGGCGAACGGATGTATGCCTTCCTGGAACGGCTGATCAACCTGGCCTTGCCCCGCATCCGCGACTTCCGTGGCGTGAGCCCGAAGAGTTTTGACGGCCGCGGCAACTACACCCTGGGAATTCGAGAGCAGATCATCTTCCCTGAAATCTCGTTCGAGAAGATCGATGCGATCCGTGGCATGGACGTGACGATCGTGACGAGCGCCCGTAACGACGAAGAGGGCCGGGCCCTTCTCCGCGAGATGGGAATGCCGTTCCGCAGCAACTGA
- the rpsH gene encoding 30S ribosomal protein S8 has translation MANHDPISDMLTRIRNASEKRHETTKIPASRLIRSIANVLQQEGFIAAISEEGEGVLRHIVVELKYSGKHRQPTIRSVQRVSKPGLRIYKNNRQLPKVLGGLGVAIISTSKGVMSDRDARKQGVGGEVLCYVY, from the coding sequence ATGGCCAATCACGACCCCATTTCCGACATGCTCACCCGCATCCGCAATGCGAGTGAGAAACGTCACGAGACCACCAAGATCCCGGCTTCCCGCCTGATCCGCAGCATTGCCAACGTGCTGCAGCAGGAAGGCTTCATCGCTGCCATCAGCGAAGAAGGCGAAGGGGTGCTGCGCCACATCGTGGTGGAACTCAAGTACAGCGGTAAGCACCGCCAGCCCACCATCCGCTCCGTCCAGCGGGTGAGCAAGCCGGGCCTGCGCATCTACAAGAACAATCGTCAGCTGCCCAAGGTGCTGGGCGGCCTCGGTGTGGCCATCATCTCCACCTCCAAGGGAGTGATGAGCGACCGTGACGCCCGCAAGCAGGGCGTGGGTGGCGAAGTGCTCTGCTACGTCTACTGA
- the rplF gene encoding 50S ribosomal protein L6, whose product MSRIGKAPIPVPDKVTVTLQGLEVTVKGPKGELNRTLPEGVSISQDSGLIVVSPSGENRRCRERHGLCRTLVANMVEGVSQGFSRKLEIVGVGYRAALQGKKLVVSAGYSHQIEMVPPDGISFAVEGTTTVVVSGANKELVGNEAAKVRAIRPPEPYKGKGIKYAGERILRKAGKTGKK is encoded by the coding sequence ATGTCACGTATTGGTAAAGCGCCCATCCCCGTGCCCGACAAGGTCACCGTCACCCTCCAGGGGCTCGAGGTGACCGTGAAGGGCCCCAAGGGGGAACTCAACCGCACCCTGCCCGAGGGGGTGTCGATCAGCCAGGACAGCGGCCTGATCGTGGTGAGCCCCAGCGGCGAGAACCGCCGCTGCCGCGAGCGCCACGGCCTCTGCCGCACCCTGGTGGCCAACATGGTGGAAGGGGTGAGCCAGGGCTTCAGCCGCAAGCTCGAGATCGTCGGCGTGGGTTACCGCGCCGCCCTCCAGGGCAAAAAGCTGGTGGTCTCCGCCGGCTATAGCCACCAGATCGAGATGGTTCCCCCCGACGGGATCTCCTTCGCGGTCGAGGGCACCACCACCGTGGTGGTGTCTGGCGCCAACAAGGAGCTGGTGGGCAACGAGGCCGCCAAGGTCCGCGCCATCCGTCCTCCTGAGCCTTACAAGGGCAAGGGGATCAAGTACGCGGGCGAGCGCATCCTGCGCAAGGCCGGTAAGACCGGTAAGAAATGA
- the rplR gene encoding 50S ribosomal protein L18, protein MSSLSRKQQTQKRHRRLRRLLNGTAERPRLAVFRSNNHIYAQVIDDGAQSTLCSASTVDKELRPSVTTAATCEASVAVGQLVAKRALAKGISQVVFDRGGNLYHGRVKALADAAREAGLQF, encoded by the coding sequence ATGTCATCCCTCTCCCGCAAACAGCAGACCCAGAAGCGTCACCGCCGTCTGCGTCGCCTACTCAACGGCACCGCCGAGCGTCCGCGCCTGGCCGTGTTCCGCTCCAACAACCACATCTACGCCCAGGTCATCGACGACGGTGCCCAGAGCACCCTCTGTTCGGCCTCGACCGTGGACAAGGAGCTGCGCCCCAGCGTGACCACCGCCGCCACCTGCGAGGCCTCCGTTGCCGTGGGCCAGCTGGTGGCCAAGCGCGCCCTCGCCAAGGGCATCTCCCAGGTGGTCTTCGATCGCGGCGGCAACCTGTACCACGGCCGGGTCAAGGCCCTGGCTGACGCCGCCCGGGAAGCGGGCCTTCAGTTCTGA
- the rpsE gene encoding 30S ribosomal protein S5 — MTQTNEQVQSSGAVPAAAGVPAAAEGQQERRGGGGGRGDRRGGGRGRDNRRGQERDSEWQERVVQIRRVSKTVKGGKKMSFRAIVVVGNEKGQVGVGVGKAGDVIGAVRKGVADGKKHLVKVPLTRANSIPTLSNGRDGAASVLIRPAAPGTGVIAGGSIRTVLELAGIKNVLAKRLGSKTPLNNARAAMEALSGLRTHKETAKERGISLEQIYS; from the coding sequence ATGACCCAAACCAACGAACAAGTTCAATCCAGCGGTGCCGTGCCCGCAGCAGCCGGGGTTCCGGCGGCTGCCGAGGGCCAGCAGGAGCGCCGTGGAGGCGGCGGCGGCCGCGGTGACCGCCGCGGCGGTGGCCGGGGGCGCGACAACCGTCGCGGCCAGGAGCGCGACTCGGAATGGCAGGAGCGGGTGGTGCAGATCCGCCGTGTCTCCAAGACCGTGAAGGGCGGCAAGAAGATGAGCTTCCGGGCCATCGTCGTGGTGGGCAACGAAAAGGGCCAGGTGGGCGTCGGCGTCGGCAAGGCCGGCGACGTGATCGGCGCCGTCCGCAAGGGCGTGGCCGATGGCAAGAAGCACCTGGTGAAGGTGCCTCTCACCCGCGCCAACTCGATTCCCACCCTCAGCAACGGCCGCGATGGCGCTGCCAGCGTGCTGATCCGGCCCGCCGCTCCAGGCACCGGGGTGATCGCAGGCGGCTCGATTCGCACCGTGCTGGAGTTGGCTGGCATCAAGAACGTGCTGGCCAAGCGCCTCGGCTCCAAGACGCCGCTCAACAACGCCCGCGCCGCCATGGAAGCCCTCTCGGGCCTCCGCACCCACAAGGAGACCGCCAAGGAGCGGGGCATCTCCCTTGAGCAGATCTACTCCTGA